One genomic segment of Rhinolophus sinicus isolate RSC01 linkage group LG11, ASM3656204v1, whole genome shotgun sequence includes these proteins:
- the MIA gene encoding melanoma-derived growth regulatory protein: MAWSPVLLGVIILLSTFPGPSVGGRPMPKLADRKLCADEECSHPISMAVALQDYVAPDCRFLTIHRGQVVYVFSKLKGRGRLFWGGSVQGDYYGDLAARLGYFPSSIVREDQTLKPGKIDVKTDKWDFYCQ, translated from the exons ATGGCTTGGTCCCCGGTGTTGCTTGGTGTCATCATCTTGCTGTCCACCTTCCCAGGACCTAGTGTCGGGGGCCGTCCCATGCCCAAGCTGGCTGACCGGAAGCTGTGTGCTGATGAGGAATGCAGCC ACCCCATCTCCATGGCTGTGGCCCTACAAGACTACGTGGCCCCTGACTGCCGTTTCCTGACAATACACAGGGGCCAAGTCGTGTATGTCTTTTCCAAGCTGAAGGGCCGAGGGCGGCTCTTCTGGGGAGGCAGT GTTCAGGGAGATTACTATGGAGACCTGGCTGCTCGCCTGGGCTATTTCCCCAGTAGTATCGTGCGTGAGGACCAGACTCTGAAACCTGGCAAAATTGATGTGAAGACCGAT aaatGGGATTTCTACTGCCAGTGA